In the Streptomyces sp. WMMC940 genome, CTCCGCCGCGTACCCTCCGCCACCACCCCGATGCCGGAACAGCCACACGGGACCGCACCCGCTCCCCCGCCCGGCGACGACGGCCCGGCCGGAGCCGAGCGGACGGCGTCGGCCACCGCCTCCGGGCCGTGCGACCCGGCTCGGGCCGGCAGTTCCTCGTCGACGGTGTGCCGCAGCCGCAGAATCGGGTGGTGACGGTCGCGCAGGGCGTCGAAGACGGGCACATGCACCGGGGAAGTGTGCAGCAGTGCCGGCACGGGCCCTGCTGCCCCCGGCGGACCGGCCTCGGGCGAACGCTCCGCGGGCGGGCCGGCCCGGTGCGAGCGGTCGGCCCATGGCGGCGGGTCCGTCACAGCCCCGGGTGCTCCTTCGCCTGCCGCTCGGCCTCCATGACGAGTTCGGCGGACGGCACGGGAGCCTCGTCCGGGTGCCGCTGCGCCCACTTCGCGGCGTACGGGCAGAGCGGCACGACCGGCACGCCCTCACGGGCGGCCATGGCGTGGAACTCTCGCACCAGGGTGCTGCCGATGCCCTTGCCCTCGTGCGCCGGCTCGACGATCGTGTGCACCGGGACCAGCGCGGCGGGGTCGAAGACCAGCGTGAAGTACGCGATGTGGCCGACGAACTCGCCGTCCTCGTACGCCTCCAGCCGGCCCTTCTCACGATCGTCACGGAGTTCGGAGTCAAGCATCGTGCTCTCCTCGGTCAGCGGGCTTGCCGTCGGGTCGGTTCAGTATCGGGCCGCGGGAGCCGGCACGGCGTGCGGGCTGCTCTCCGTGTCGCTCCCGGGGACCGGCCGGGACGGGTCCGAGCCCAGCTCGACGATGCGGTTCCGCCCGTCGACATGGACGACGCGGGGCACCAGCGACCTCGCCTCGGCGTCCTCGACCTGCGCGTAGCTGATGAGGATGACCAGGTCACCGGGGTGCACGAGATGGGCGGCGGCACCGTTGATGCCGATGACGCCCGAGCCGCGCTCCCCCTCGATGACGTACGTCTCGAGCCGGGCGCCGTTGTCGATGTCGACGATGTGGACGAGCTCACCGGGAAGCAGATCGGCGGCTTCCATCAGTTCGGCATCGACGGTGACGGAGCCGACGTAGTGCAGGTCGGCCTGGGTCACGGTGGCCCGGTGGATCTTGGACTTGAACATGGTTCGCAGCATGGACAAACTCCTGGAATGTCTGCTCCCTGCCCGCTTTGTGCAGGTCAAGGGCGGTCTCCGCAGACTACAGCCCTTCGCATGCTCGGTCAGCAGTCCCCGGGTGTTTCAGGACTCACATCCCTCATCAGGAGACCGTCAAAGGCAGGGGTAAGGGCACACCGGCAAGGCCCATTCCCGTCACGGCCGAAGCGGCCTCAACTCGCCCAGACGTTGCAGCTCCACAATGTGCTCTGCCGCTCGTCGCGGCGCTTGTCCACCGCTCACCAGCACTCCCGCCTCGATGTTGCGACGGGCCGCGGCCTCGGTCAGGTTCGCACTGCCCAGGAACAGCGTACGGCGGTCGGCCACCACGAGTTTCGCGTGCTGACGCGAGTGAGGGTGGTCGGCCGGATCACGGGCCCAGTGCCACAGCCTCAGCCCGGGAACGACCGCGAACGCCTCGGCTGGCTCCCGGCCCTGCAGGAGCCCCCTCGCGCCGGCCAGCGTCTCGACCACGACGTGGATCTTCACGCCTCGTTCCACCGCTGCCGTGAGAGCTCGTGTCAGAGCCGGATACGGACGGGCCGCGTAGGTCATGGCCAGCAGCTCGTCACTGGCCTCCTCGATCACATCGACCAGCACCTGGGCGGTCGCCCGTACCGGCACCGCGGGCGTCGAGGGGCCGGTCCACACTGTGCGGACCCGTACCCTGTCCCGGGCATGCAGCATGGCCGCGACGTAGCCGCGCACATAGGCGGCTGCCTCGGTCGGCGGGACCGAGTCCCTCTCCATCGCGTCGTACAACACCGCGACGGCTGCCCCGGCCCCTGGTGCGGTCAGTTCGGCCAGAGCCCGCTCTTTGCTGCCTCCCCGTGACAGCAGGCCTACGAGGTCCTTGCCCTGGGACAGGCCGAGGGCCCCGACGGCGGCCTCCGCTGCGGCCTCGAACTCCCGCCGGCTCACGGCAGCAGGCCGACCGGTGTCAGCACCTGCTCCCTGTCACCGGACAGGGGAACGAGGAAGCGGCGGTCGAGGAACCGATTGGCGCGCTCGCATGTGGTCTCGGAAACGAAGAGACAGACGTGGCACGCCGCCCCGTGCAGATAGTCGCCCGGGTCGTGCGGCAGACGCTCGGAGCAGAGCGGATCGGCCGAGCAGTGTCCGGCATCGGCGAGGGCCCGGCGGACGATCCGGGTGAACTCGCGCTCCTCGGCGAGAGAGACCAGGCCTCCGAGAGTGCCCTCGGAGTCCGGGACTGCGGTGTAGATGAGGATCCCCGTACTCGGGTTCTGTTCGTCGCCGGCATAGATCCGCTCCGCCAGGGAGGCCGAGCTGTAACCGCATTCCAGGGCGATGGTGCGGATCAGCAGATGCGAAAGGGTGTGCAGGGCGATGTAGCGCGCGCCGGGCCAGCCGTGGAAGGGGTCGAAGTCGCTCGTCTTGCGGTCCGACTTGCGGTTGGTCCGGAACCGGCCGTAGGCCTCTTTGTGGGCCTCCATCTGCGGCGACTTCTCCATGCGCGCCGTCCAGTCCGCCATGAGGCCGTCCCGCACCCGCACGAAGACGCCTTCGCCGCGGACCTCACTGGCCGGCACCCAGTTCTGCGCGCCCCGGGACAGGTCGACACGGGTCGCGATCTCCGGGGACTCCGGATCGGGCGCGTCAAGCCGGGTGAAGCCGATCAGCGCACGTGCCTCACGCAGCCGCTCGACCTGGCGGATGTCCGAGAAGAGTTCGTCCAGCGGGGCCGGAACGGAGACCGGTCTGAGGGCGAAGTCGTCACTGGGCCGGGGCACCGGCCCGGAGAGGGCATCCCATTCGGGGCGGAAGAGGTCGGCCTGGATGTCGGGGGCGGAAGGGGCAGGCCCGTCCCTTCCCCGCTTGCGGGCCGAGATCGCCGCGAAGACCGCATCCGCGTCGAACTCCTTCAGGAATACGAACTGGGGCAGACGTGCCATGAAGGCGAGCTCGCTCCGGTCCTCGACCTTTTCCAGTTCCGGCCAGTGGTCGTCCAGCAGTTTGTCGATGTCGCCCCCCTGCCCCTTGGGCAGCGCGAGCGCACTGAGGGTGAGCGGGAACCACTGGTTGGAGGCACCCGCGACCATCAGGACCGAGTCCCGGTCGCAGCCGTTCGGATCATAGGCACCCAGGTGCGGATGACGGCCCCGGCACTGGGGCAGATGGCGGCGCCCCCGCTCGCCCATCGCCTCGCGGATGTTGCGCTTCGCGCCGCAGGCTACGCACTCGATGGTGACGTTGGCGGCCTGGTTGCCGCCGTGGTCCTTCATCCGCAGTTTGGGCCGCGGGATCTTGTCGCAGGCCCGCCCGTGGTGGACGTACGGGGTGTAGGGGAACTCGTCGAGGTGGCCGACCGTGCAGACGAGCGTGAAGCGTGCGGCCACGGCGAGCGGCTTTCCCCGCTTGCAGTCGTGGACGAACTTGGCCTCGTGCGGTGCACGCGGGTTGGCGTTGATGAACGTGAACTCGTCGGAGTCGATGGCCGCGAGGACGTTGCAGGCGGTGCAGCGCAGCCATTGCGGAAACGGTGCGACGGGCACTCCGACGCCCTGCGCCGCCCAGCCCTTCGGGTCCGTGTCGGCGCCCTCCAGCCAAGGGGCCGCCCGCAACTGCTCGATCCGCCCGCGTCCGTAGCGCTGAAGCGAGCGGTTTACGGCGGCACGCAGCCGCGGTTCGTCGATGTCGTAGTCGGTGATGCCGGAGTAGCTCCAGGCGTCGAGTCCTCTGACCAGGACGGAGAAGTTCGGCAGGTCGAGGAGGGAGCCGATGCCGGCGGTGAACATGAGGTGGCTGGGGCGGACGGCACCGACCCTGCGGTTGCTCCTGGTGTTCATCGCTGTGCCCTCCTGGGCGTGTCCGCGGTGGTGGGTCCGTATTCGTCGCTGTCCACGGTGGCTGCCAGGTCCCGGTCGGTCTCGGTGTCCACAGCGCCGAAGTTCCAGTCCGGGCCGCCGCCCGAGGGGTCTTCGAGCAAGGCTTGGCCGCCGGGCAGAAGAAGGTTGATCTCGTTCTCCGTCTCGCGCATCGACATGCCGACGGTCAGCTCGGTCCACCGGGAGCCGTCGGCCCGCCGGAGCAGCCCGTTCACGACGGTGGTCTTGTGCTTCTCCTTGCGGTAGCCGAGGGCCGAGCTGTTCTCGTCCCTTTTGCGGCGCCACTCGTCCTTCAGCCGGTCGAGTCGTTCGCTCAGGTACTGGCGGGGCAGCTCGCCTCCCACTCGTTCGGCCCGTTCCAGCAGCCGGCGTTCGACGTCCAGGGCG is a window encoding:
- the drmC gene encoding DISARM system phospholipase D-like protein DrmC, whose translation is MSRREFEAAAEAAVGALGLSQGKDLVGLLSRGGSKERALAELTAPGAGAAVAVLYDAMERDSVPPTEAAAYVRGYVAAMLHARDRVRVRTVWTGPSTPAVPVRATAQVLVDVIEEASDELLAMTYAARPYPALTRALTAAVERGVKIHVVVETLAGARGLLQGREPAEAFAVVPGLRLWHWARDPADHPHSRQHAKLVVADRRTLFLGSANLTEAAARRNIEAGVLVSGGQAPRRAAEHIVELQRLGELRPLRP
- the panD gene encoding aspartate 1-decarboxylase, with product MLRTMFKSKIHRATVTQADLHYVGSVTVDAELMEAADLLPGELVHIVDIDNGARLETYVIEGERGSGVIGINGAAAHLVHPGDLVILISYAQVEDAEARSLVPRVVHVDGRNRIVELGSDPSRPVPGSDTESSPHAVPAPAARY
- the drmB gene encoding DUF1998 domain-containing protein, whose translation is MNTRSNRRVGAVRPSHLMFTAGIGSLLDLPNFSVLVRGLDAWSYSGITDYDIDEPRLRAAVNRSLQRYGRGRIEQLRAAPWLEGADTDPKGWAAQGVGVPVAPFPQWLRCTACNVLAAIDSDEFTFINANPRAPHEAKFVHDCKRGKPLAVAARFTLVCTVGHLDEFPYTPYVHHGRACDKIPRPKLRMKDHGGNQAANVTIECVACGAKRNIREAMGERGRRHLPQCRGRHPHLGAYDPNGCDRDSVLMVAGASNQWFPLTLSALALPKGQGGDIDKLLDDHWPELEKVEDRSELAFMARLPQFVFLKEFDADAVFAAISARKRGRDGPAPSAPDIQADLFRPEWDALSGPVPRPSDDFALRPVSVPAPLDELFSDIRQVERLREARALIGFTRLDAPDPESPEIATRVDLSRGAQNWVPASEVRGEGVFVRVRDGLMADWTARMEKSPQMEAHKEAYGRFRTNRKSDRKTSDFDPFHGWPGARYIALHTLSHLLIRTIALECGYSSASLAERIYAGDEQNPSTGILIYTAVPDSEGTLGGLVSLAEEREFTRIVRRALADAGHCSADPLCSERLPHDPGDYLHGAACHVCLFVSETTCERANRFLDRRFLVPLSGDREQVLTPVGLLP
- a CDS encoding GNAT family N-acetyltransferase, with protein sequence MLDSELRDDREKGRLEAYEDGEFVGHIAYFTLVFDPAALVPVHTIVEPAHEGKGIGSTLVREFHAMAAREGVPVVPLCPYAAKWAQRHPDEAPVPSAELVMEAERQAKEHPGL